The window TTTAATAAACATTGCAGCTGCTTAATTTTGGGAACCTTTCTGCTGCTTAATTTTGATAACCTTTCTGTTTTCTCAAACAAAAGATTAATAGAGTATAACGTTAATAATCAATATGACTGTTATAAGAATTTATTTATCTGAATAGAAAGAGAAGAAGTATCCTTCTACTGTCACACCATTTCAGCTCCTCACCATCAACTTTTGTCGGCCTTTCAGTCTACAGGATTTTCACCGCCATTCTATTTCATGGTTCACTGCTTCATGTGTTGTTCAACATGATGGCATTGGTTCCTTTGGGTTCTGAGTTGGAGAGAATTATGGGATCTGTTCGCTTGTTGTACATAATCATTCTGTTGGCTACAACCAATGCGCTGCTCCATCTTCTGATAGCACTTTTAGTGGCTTATAATCCCATTCACCCTTTTGAGTATTTGATGCATGAGTGTGCAATAGGCTTCTCAGGAATCTTGTTTTCTATGATTGTAATAGAGACAAGTCTGAGTGGACAGCAATACAGAAGGTTGGTTTTTCTAATGGTTAAATTTTAACATGATTTGTAATTTTTTTTGCATACATAATCTTCGCGAATTCAATCTTGTTCCAATATTAGCAGAATTTAATGTTTAGAACTGTTCATGTGATCATGCAAAGTTCCTGAAAGGAACACAGTCATAGGCAGTTGCACATTGCATTTTTTAGTTTTCCTGCTGTTCTTTCTGGCCTATGTATTGGATTCTCTGCTAAACCTTAAATGTTCATTTTGTACTGCAGTGTGTTTGGACTCTTTAATGTGCCTGCTAAATGGTAATTCCCTTAACCTTTGTTAATTAATCGCAGTAATACTTGCTTGTGTGATATCTAATTTTTTTCATTTTACATTCTCATATATATCATCAAAAATTCAAAAAATGTACCTGAATATTTGCTGCAGGTATGCATGGATCTTGCTGGTAGTGTTCCAACTTGTAATGTCTAATGTTTCATTACTGGGACACCTGTGTGGTATTCTGTCTGGCTTCGCTTGTAAGTTCATCGCTCTTTTATATCTCATCTTTCATTTTTTTCCCACATTGCATGAAGTCAGTGAGACTGCCAATTTATTGCCTTTGTAATATAGATAGTTACGGCTTGTTCAATTTCCTCATTCCGGGACCATCATTCTATTCCAAAATTGAGGCCTCCTCGTTGCTTGTAAGTATCATATACACATTGCTTTAGATGACTGATCAATTTGGAAACAGTGTTACATTTTTTTCTTCTAATTCCGCTTATTCATTTTTATATTTCCACTTTCCAGTCAACGTGTGTGAGGCGGCCAAAATTTATTTTGTGCACTGGTGGAAATCCCTCTGCCTCTATCCCTACGTATACAAGCCAAGGTACCGCATCTAGGTAAGTTCTATTCTAATTTAGATATAGTTGGTGAGATACGTAAAGTTCTGTTTCTTAGAAAGCTAACATTATGTTTATTATACGAGAAATAATTATTATATACTACTTTCTTAACCAGTGGATTATTTTCGGGAAATTTGTGGAGAAACTTGTCTTCATGGATCCCACAAAGGGAAGCATCTCCACAGGTAATTCTTTTATCACCTGTCAATCTTTTTTGAACCTTAATGCTGTTTCTTTTCCATAGAAAAAGGCAAATGGTCTTTGGTGGTGCTTGATCACGAACATTTCCTTCTTTGTAGCCTTAACATGG of the Fragaria vesca subsp. vesca linkage group LG6, FraVesHawaii_1.0, whole genome shotgun sequence genome contains:
- the LOC101299786 gene encoding uncharacterized protein At3g58460-like, giving the protein MRPNIVSEAGLQTRLGQWWEGIPFLTSAVVGVCATIYVVCLLAGYDSFYEVCFLPSAVISKFQVYRIFTAILFHGSLLHVLFNMMALVPLGSELERIMGSVRLLYIIILLATTNALLHLLIALLVAYNPIHPFEYLMHECAIGFSGILFSMIVIETSLSGQQYRSVFGLFNVPAKWYAWILLVVFQLVMSNVSLLGHLCGILSGFAYSYGLFNFLIPGPSFYSKIEASSLLSTCVRRPKFILCTGGNPSASIPTYTSQGTASSGLFSGNLWRNLSSWIPQREASPQATQDSHVFPGRGRTLGSGAGPRLSDARRTINNTVAAGAEIPVHHQDYVASEDEIQKLVSMGFERTQVEVALAAADGDINVAVEILSQQG